The genomic DNA GAATAATTTCCGCCTTCTCTTTCTTCAGCAGTTCAAGACCCTCTTCAGGGCATTTTGCCATTTTTACGTCGTAACCGGCCTTCGTCAGAATTTCACAGGCAACGGTTCGAATCAGTCTGTCGTCGTCAACGATTAATATTTTTTCCATTGTGAGCTCCCAATACTGCAAAATTGAAAAAAACCTCAGGATAACTGCTTTTTTCTCTCAATCCACTCTCCTCACTTTAGAGGGTATTTTTTATGATTTCATCAAGAGATTCGTCATCCAGGCTATCTTCATCTATGACAATACTCCCGTCTTCACTTCTGCTTACCTCCGATATGCCGGGATAATGGTTCTCCAGTTTTTTCAGTACGCCGGCCTGCTTTTTAACGGTTTTCGTAAGGTTTCTGTTGGTAAGCTTGAGATCTCTGAATTCAAGAGACTGGCTGACGGTCACCTGAATTTCCTCATCTTTCCAGGGTTTGGTAATAAAGCGATAGACTTCACCCTTATTGATGGCATCGATGGAAGCCCCTAAATCAGCGTAACCGGTAAGCATAATCCTTACCGTATCGGGGGAGACTTCCTTCACTCTGGCAAGGAAGTCGACACCACTCATGTGGGGCATTTTGTAATCGGAGATAATAAGTGAAATCTCGTTTTCTTCCACAATTTTTAATCCTTCGGCGCCGCTTGT from Deltaproteobacteria bacterium includes the following:
- a CDS encoding response regulator yields the protein MKHTLMFVDDEVNILNSLVRLFRNEGYEIFTATSGAEGLKIVEENEISLIISDYKMPHMSGVDFLARVKEVSPDTVRIMLTGYADLGASIDAINKGEVYRFITKPWKDEEIQVTVSQSLEFRDLKLTNRNLTKTVKKQAGVLKKLENHYPGISEVSRSEDGSIVIDEDSLDDESLDEIIKNTL